A single Mangrovimonas sp. YM274 DNA region contains:
- a CDS encoding endo-1,4-beta-xylanase — translation MKLKYLVFSLLIVACKSKEPQASTEETSPKTTALKEALKDDFYIGTALNVNQIHKRDAVTDSVIKTHFNAIVAENCMKSGLIHPEKDRYYWKDADAFVNYGIRNNMFITGHTLAWHSQTPSWLFVDDKGKDINREELIARMTNHITTVMTRYKDKVKGWDVVNEALNEDGSMRESKFYNIIGPDWVEIMFDIAQKVDPNAELYYNDYNLSNPEKRQGAINLVKSIQEKGIKVTGIGMQSHVSMDNPDLKVYEESIEAFSKLGTVMITEFDLSVLKWPNKQMTADISERAAYMEKMDPFKAGLTDSMAMAQHERFQKVFNIWKKHSKSITRVTTWGVNDGNSWKNDFPIPGRTDYPLLFDRNNKAKPIVNQLIEEANNQNNTSHE, via the coding sequence ATGAAACTTAAATATCTTGTTTTTTCTCTATTGATTGTGGCTTGTAAATCCAAAGAACCTCAGGCAAGCACAGAGGAAACCAGTCCAAAAACAACTGCTCTTAAAGAAGCCTTAAAAGATGATTTCTATATTGGGACAGCCCTTAATGTGAATCAAATCCATAAGCGGGATGCGGTTACAGACAGCGTTATAAAAACTCATTTTAATGCCATTGTTGCCGAAAACTGTATGAAATCGGGATTAATACACCCCGAAAAAGATCGCTATTATTGGAAAGATGCAGACGCCTTTGTTAATTACGGCATTAGGAATAACATGTTCATAACAGGGCATACCTTGGCATGGCATTCACAAACACCCTCTTGGCTATTTGTAGATGACAAGGGCAAGGACATTAATAGAGAAGAATTGATTGCACGTATGACCAACCATATTACCACGGTTATGACCCGCTACAAAGACAAAGTAAAAGGTTGGGATGTAGTTAACGAGGCCTTAAATGAAGATGGCTCTATGAGAGAGAGTAAGTTTTATAACATCATTGGTCCGGATTGGGTGGAGATTATGTTTGACATTGCTCAAAAAGTAGATCCGAATGCAGAACTATACTATAACGACTATAACCTTTCAAATCCAGAAAAACGTCAAGGCGCTATCAACCTTGTAAAATCCATTCAGGAGAAAGGTATTAAAGTAACAGGCATCGGAATGCAAAGTCATGTGTCCATGGACAATCCAGACCTAAAAGTATACGAAGAAAGTATTGAAGCGTTTTCGAAACTGGGCACTGTAATGATAACCGAATTTGATCTTTCTGTGTTAAAATGGCCCAACAAACAAATGACTGCAGACATTTCCGAACGAGCTGCCTATATGGAAAAAATGGATCCTTTTAAAGCAGGATTGACAGATTCTATGGCCATGGCTCAGCATGAACGTTTTCAAAAAGTATTCAATATTTGGAAAAAACACAGCAAGAGTATTACAAGAGTTACTACTTGGGGCGTTAACGATGGAAACTCCTGGAAAAATGATTTCCCAATTCCAGGAAGAACCGATTACCCTTTACTGTTTGACAGAAACAACAAGGCCAAACCTATTGTCAACCAACTAATAGAAGAGGCCAACAATCAAAACAACACTTCCCATGAATAA
- a CDS encoding MFS transporter, protein MTSDSQQLSVVEKVGYALGDLAANLVFQTLITYLAFFYTDIYGLENNHASAIMLSVGLVAAFIFNPIIGVLADRTQSRWGKFRPWILYTAVPLGVIALLAFTTPDFSYKGKVIWAVVTYTLLLLLYAANNLPYSALSGVITGDMKERNSMSAYRFVAVMFAQFFVQVLMLPIIMYAGDGDKAAGIETVMTWLAIIGTIMLLITFASTKERIVPKPEQQSSLKEDLSDLFKNRPWVIMLTLTILIFITLAMKGGSYVYYFNNYVDQTALTEYISPILDSMSNMGINFFGSDPVSAGFGLFNAGGIIFMIIGITISKKLADKYGKRDVFGIALFISTLFIIAFYFFQSKSVGLMFWSQILHGFFYGITIPILWAMIADVADYSEWRTNRRATAIIFSAMMVGLKAGLSIGGALVTWILGRYGYVTKDMVSEGQAIVQPDSVAQGAKMLISIYPAIPFLIGAAILFFYVINKQMETQIENDLKARRF, encoded by the coding sequence ATGACTTCAGATTCACAACAACTCTCCGTAGTGGAAAAGGTAGGCTACGCCTTGGGAGATTTGGCAGCTAACCTAGTATTTCAAACCTTAATTACCTATTTAGCATTTTTCTATACCGACATTTATGGTTTGGAAAACAATCATGCTTCGGCCATTATGCTCTCGGTTGGGCTTGTGGCTGCATTTATTTTTAACCCAATCATTGGAGTCCTTGCTGATAGAACCCAATCGCGTTGGGGAAAATTTAGACCCTGGATCCTGTATACCGCAGTCCCTTTGGGCGTGATAGCGCTTTTGGCTTTTACTACTCCGGACTTCTCCTATAAAGGCAAAGTTATTTGGGCTGTGGTAACCTATACCCTACTCCTTTTGCTGTACGCAGCCAACAACCTTCCCTATTCCGCATTGAGTGGGGTGATAACTGGAGATATGAAGGAACGTAACAGTATGTCCGCCTACCGCTTTGTAGCTGTAATGTTTGCTCAGTTTTTTGTTCAAGTGCTCATGTTACCCATCATTATGTACGCCGGTGATGGTGACAAAGCAGCTGGGATAGAAACTGTCATGACTTGGTTGGCCATTATTGGTACCATTATGCTACTTATTACCTTTGCCTCTACCAAAGAGCGTATAGTTCCTAAACCAGAACAGCAATCAAGCTTAAAAGAAGATTTATCCGATCTGTTTAAAAATCGTCCTTGGGTAATCATGCTCACATTAACCATTTTGATTTTTATCACCCTTGCCATGAAAGGTGGGTCCTATGTATATTATTTCAACAATTATGTTGACCAAACAGCATTGACCGAATACATCAGTCCTATTCTGGATAGCATGTCCAATATGGGCATAAACTTTTTTGGCTCAGATCCTGTCTCGGCGGGGTTTGGGTTATTTAATGCAGGGGGCATTATTTTTATGATAATAGGAATTACTATTTCCAAAAAATTGGCCGACAAATATGGCAAACGGGATGTTTTTGGCATTGCCCTATTTATATCCACCCTGTTTATTATTGCCTTTTACTTTTTTCAATCAAAAAGTGTTGGCTTGATGTTTTGGTCACAAATCCTTCACGGTTTTTTCTATGGTATCACAATCCCTATTCTTTGGGCCATGATTGCCGATGTTGCCGATTATTCAGAATGGCGTACTAATAGACGTGCTACAGCGATCATCTTTTCGGCCATGATGGTTGGCCTTAAAGCAGGATTGAGTATAGGTGGTGCTTTAGTCACCTGGATTTTGGGCCGCTATGGATACGTTACCAAGGACATGGTTAGTGAAGGACAAGCCATTGTACAACCAGATAGTGTGGCGCAAGGCGCCAAAATGTTGATAAGTATTTATCCTGCCATTCCCTTTCTAATTGGAGCCGCTATCTTGTTTTTCTATGTCATTAACAAACAAATGGAAACCCAAATTGAAAACGACCTAAAAGCACGACGATTTTAA
- a CDS encoding superoxide dismutase family protein, protein MKKSYLIVPMVALGLLWGCKNDNKKTSESTEQETTETVATPAKTVESTPVETKKIKITLDPKSNSNVSGSVLFKESKGIVSMTAVFEGLSEGDHAIHLHEKADCSSDDGKSSGGHWNPTAQPHGKWGSPEGYHKGDIGNFTADAKGNGAINFSTDEWCIGCGDPAKDILGKAVIVHEGTDDFTSQPSGAAGTRVSCGGIIE, encoded by the coding sequence ATGAAAAAATCTTATTTAATAGTTCCTATGGTGGCTTTGGGCCTTCTATGGGGATGTAAAAACGACAATAAAAAAACAAGCGAGAGCACTGAACAGGAAACTACAGAAACTGTGGCTACTCCTGCTAAAACAGTGGAGAGCACTCCTGTAGAAACAAAAAAGATTAAGATAACATTGGATCCCAAAAGCAACAGTAATGTTTCAGGAAGTGTTCTGTTTAAAGAATCTAAGGGCATTGTATCCATGACGGCTGTGTTTGAAGGTTTAAGCGAAGGCGACCATGCAATCCACTTACATGAAAAAGCAGATTGCTCTTCTGATGACGGTAAATCTTCTGGAGGCCACTGGAACCCAACGGCACAACCTCACGGAAAATGGGGAAGCCCAGAGGGGTACCACAAAGGTGATATTGGCAACTTTACTGCCGACGCCAAAGGAAATGGAGCCATTAACTTTAGTACGGATGAATGGTGTATTGGTTGTGGAGACCCTGCAAAAGACATTTTAGGAAAGGCAGTTATTGTTCATGAAGGAACAGACGATTTCACGTCCCAACCATCTGGGGCAGCCGGAACTCGTGTGAGCTGTGGAGGTATAATTGAATAA